The following proteins are co-located in the Palaemon carinicauda isolate YSFRI2023 chromosome 3, ASM3689809v2, whole genome shotgun sequence genome:
- the LOC137638565 gene encoding titin-like yields MARKWLRLLLVFGLASVLLQSTFCKGTEDNDSLTLDAWVAAIGAPAPTPQKPSSSLLSHRISHLDGEVDASKTKEVAKDKTEEHNEKETSDSSKATVRNSTRLGLSPEGNKEEPSSLAINKENTKANENEKLESTKDDVRGETDDGVSSVSDKPSTSTTKVTERAKLLLPERKNTSNAKETSTAISLIPDKASGVRRQPAREVSNNQKKEVTSSATTSVATSRMLLVTDGSTSPANLPSNVDMLKWRLTDSNLLDDIANLVGNSKDETKANPNRSGETSEDSKPKFSKAASEVVETRVLPPGDFENGIKKPSRLEQGSWGALSPKERILLRQKLMKDLETSYNVPLPSRIRYRLKKKPSVYTSKKPNTNNRFDIGIPDIYETEVQVTPKYRKKPPEGRGTVGNPENGYRGAADRSNQQYLPTPSGPSYVPLGALVTPAYDEEEEAPVTKPYIPLNGSPHDENSPGLVFRPPRRPPGINRRRTNGILHRPTPGRPYYFTTTSDRVSLQAHLQYRRPVAFKFKRTSNNQDYHGDSHTDPTTHVYTTEPYATPKITHHDTGSSPYHESTTAGYAKPPEKYIPPNNEYVPPKLPHQSHVHTASTGPHTGVSEKYHPPSKEYEAPKSTHPAPVTYSEPPQEYIPPSKEYIPPHASPEPHGKISSVTADKYHTPSTEYVTPSITHHSKEPLQEYIPPNKEYSLPHQEHKPHTQPLSTNYELPSKEYIPPKSSLRIPLFNPKSPQKDYVAPPQKYLPPNKEHPGTPSGDKHSGGDYTTPPRKYLPPNRTPENGQPHKRRRPGKRRRKHRKRPTPPSQKYLPPNADEQYDSEEHSEGKEPEGNYEPPNEEYIPPKAPSVTTDLPASHSTPARTYIPPVENYKAPHQGHVTPNSKYELPSNEYIPPVQPTTPVRHYETPLPTYGPPLQNYEPPSRDYIIPARPESHDISLPSWLMSLQGKIPSSVEESPRPYTINPTPPPGYHPKHSTREEYFPSTHPALHHSSPVHHHSSPRPGYHAPEPTYAPPDKEYHVPEVTYIPPIHEAPGYVYPSPKPGYHVTEASYLPSKPGYHVTEPSYLPSKPGYHAPDPTYAPPKADHHTVEDEYIPPKAPTPTHHSSPKPGYHAPEPTYVPPKVDYHTPEPEHSSHEHGYHYSSPKPGYHAPEPTYVPPHPGYHTPEPSYAPPKQDYHVPEQSYVPPRHDYHAPEIEYVPPKQEYHPPEHVHSTPKPGYPAPGLTYIPPKHEFPTPGPVHELHKPGYHAPDPTYAPPKVSYTSPEITYKTPKPGYHEPEQTYLGPKGGHPISSHPDHKPGYHAPEPTYKPPVHEHHHEAGYHAPKPTYKPPEHPSTISSPYSLPPRTYVPPVSEYLLPKNNHHTTPSYVPPKSPEDAYVPPKLPEVLIPKTPYAPPPPPPLHIPIDLTYLPPEREYHAPAPHHLPTTPSPVHSTTHVLVPQDEYIPPRTTPTPHYVAPAPPKNEYIPPPAITIEHSHDPPLKIPAAVPHVTTYKPNLHSKVQMLQDFSYPGAGKVSPHTAHPHVHGNQEVTTYSPPVYTPTTYGPGYNDILPSIKPVVRHPGHDLDIYDDYDDDYYYYYDDDDDYYYYYDDDDDDYYYYYYDDDYDYGVTPHRQPVPHHLAPQLDYDILDNEIYDFGYIAGIPGRAGRDYPILSYIPLTSFGCDLVADYPGYYADMEAGCQVFHICHRSGRQDSFLCPNGTIFNQKYFVCDWWYNFACEDAPFFYPVNAALGHPGVPLHRNAFEPDLETARNLPPQQPNQALRRDHLHLLNHVTTAVPHLLTVAPHHI; encoded by the exons atggccaggaaatggctgcgtCTCCTCCTGGTCTTTG GGCTAGCAAGCGTGCTTCTCCAAAGCACCTTCTGCAAAGGGACGGAGGACAATGATTCTCTCACTTTAGATGCTTGGGTAGCAGCCATTGGCGCACCTGCCCCAACGCCCCAAAAACCCAGTTCATCCTTGTTATCTCACAGAATATCTCACCTTGACGGGGAAGTTGATGCATCAAAGACCAAAGAAGTAGCTAAAGATAAAACTGAGGAACATAATGAAAAAGAAACTTCTGATAGCTCAAAAGCAACTGTAAGAAATAGTACTCGCTTAGGCCTGTCTCCTGAGGGCAACAAAGAAGAGCCTAGTAGCTTAGCTATCAACAAGGAAAATACAAAGgcgaatgaaaatgaaaaattagagAGTACAAAGGACGATGTCAGGGGAGAAACAGATGATGGGGTCAGTTCAGTTAGTGATAAACCCTCTACTTCAACAACAAAGGTGACTGAGAGAGCGAAATTACTACTCCCAGAGAGAAAAAACACAAGCAATGCAAAGGAAACTTCAACTGCCATTTCACTGATACCAGACAAGGCTTCTGGTGTGCGTCGGCAGCCAGCTAGGGAGGTATCTAATAACCAAAAGAAAGAAGTAACTTCCAGTGCCACGACATCCGTAGCAACTTCAAGAATGCTCCTGGTTACAGATGGGTCTACATCTCCCGCTAACCTGCCCTCGAATGTCGATATGCTCAAATGGCGTCTCACTGATTCCAACCTCCTAGATGACATAGCGAACCTCGTGGGGAATTCAAAGGATGAAACAAAGGCCAACCCGAACAGAAGTGGGGAAACGAGTGAAGATTCAAAACCGAAATTCAGCAAAGCAGCTTCGGAG GTGGTCGAAACTAGAGTGCTACCCCCTGGTGATTTTGAAAATGGTATCAAGAAGCCGTCTAGACTGGAACAG GGTTCCTGGGGTGCGCTGTCGCCAAAAGAAAGGATCCTTCTCCGTCAGAAGTTGATGAAGGACCTTGAGACATCCTACAACGTCCCACTTCCTTCCAGGATTCGATACCGCCTGAAGAAGAAGCCCTCGGTGTACACGTCGAA GAAACCGAATACAAATAATCGCTTTGACATTGGAATACCTGACATTTACGAAACTGAAGTTCAAGTAACTCCTAAATACCGCAAGAAGCCTCCGGAAGGCCGAGGTACGGTTGGAAATCCAGAGAACGGTTACCGAGGTGCAGCAGATCGCAGTAACCAACAGTATCTTCCTACACCTTCAGGTCCTTCTTATGTACCCTTAGGGGCTCTTGTCACTCCAGCTTATGACGAGGAGGAAGAGGCACCAGTAACCAAGCCTTACATTCCATTAAATGGGAGCCCTCACGATGAAAATTCACCAGGGCTAGTGTTTCGTCCTCCTCGGAGACCACCGGGCATTAACCGTCGACGCACTAATGGCATCTTACATCGGCCTACTCCTGGAAGGCCATACTATTTCACAACTACGTCAGACAGAGTCAGCTTGCAAGCTCATCTCCAGTATCGACGACCAGTCGCTTTCAAATTCAAAAGGACAAGTAATAATCAGGATTACCATGGTGATTCTCATACAGATCCTACTACACATGTGTATACAACAGAGCCTTATGCAACACCTAAAATTACACATCATGATACAGGAAGCAGCCCTTATCATGAGAGTACTACGGCCGGATATGCAAAACCGCCTGAAAAATATATTCCGCCAAATAATGAATATGTTCCCCCTAAACTTCCTCATCAGTCACATGTTCACACTGCTTCAACAGGACCTCACACAGGAGTATCTGAGAAATACCATCCACCAAGTAAAGAATATGAAGCACCTAAAAGTACACATCCAGCCCCTGTAACTTATTCAGAACCCCCACAGGAGTATATTCCCCCGAGTAAGGAATATATACCTCCTCATGCCTCACCAGAACCACATGGAAAAATCAGTAGTGTAACAGCTGATAAATACCATACACCAAGTACAGAATATGTAACACCAAGTATTACCCATCATAGTAAAGAGCCACTTCAGGAATACATTCCACCAAATAAAGAATATTCACTACCACATCAAGAACATAAGCCCCATACTCAGCCACTCTCAACGAATTATGAGCTTCCTAGTAAAGAATATATTCCACCAAAGTCCTCCTTAAGGATTCCTCTTTTCAATCCTAAATCGCCACAAAAAGACTATGTTGCACCACCCCAGAAGTATTTACCACCCAACAAGGAACATCCTGGGACGCCTAGTGGTGATAAGCATAGTGGAGGGGATTATACAACACCTCCAAGAAAGTACCTCCCACCTAATAGAACACCTGAAAATGGCCAACCGCACAAACGGCGACGTCCAGGAAAAAGAAGGCGGAAGCACAGGAAACGCCCAACACCCCCTAGTCAGAAATACCTTCCACCTAATGCAGATGAACAATATGATTCCGAGGAACATTCCGAAGGTAAAGAACCTGAAGGAAACTATGAGCCCCCAAATGAAGAATACATTCCTCCCAAGGCACCATCAGTAACTACTGACCTCCCTGCATCTCATTCTACTCCAGCAAGAACATACATACCTCCTGTAGAAAATTATAAGGCTCCTCATCAAGGCCATGTGACTCCAAATTCTAAGTATGAACTTCCATCTAATGAATACATTCCACCTGTGCAGCCAACAACTCCAGTGAGACATTATGAAACCCCTTTACCAACTTATGGGCCACCATTGCAAAATTATGAGCCTCCTAGCAGAGACTATATAATACCTGCtagacctgaatctcatgacatatcACTTCCAAGTTGGCTCATGAGTTTACAAGGTAAGATACCATCTTCAGTAGAAGAAAGCCCAAGACCTTACACCATAAATCCAACCCCACCTCCGGGTTATCATCCAAAGCATTCAACAAGGGAGGAGTATTTTCCAAGTACTCATCCAGCTCTACACCATTCTTCCCCTGTTCATCATCATTCTTCTCCTAGACCAGGCTATCATGCTCCTGAACCTACTTATGCTCCTCCAGATAAAGAATATCATGTCCCTGAGGTCACTTACATTCCCCCTATCCATGAAGCACCAGGTTATGTCTACCCTTCACCAAAACCAGGATATCATGTAACAGAGGCATCATATTTACCATCCAAGCCAGGATATCATGTAACAGAGCCATCATATTTACCATCCAAGCCAGGATATCATGCTCCTGATCCTACGTATGCCCCTCCAAAAGCAGATCATCACACTGTTGAAGATGAATACATTCCCCCTAAAGCTCCTACCCCTACACATCACTCTTCTCCAAAACCTGGTTATCATGCTCCTGAGCCAACTTATGTCCCACCAAAGGTTGACTACCATACTCCTGAACCAGAGCATTCATCCCATGAGCATGGTTACCATTATTCCTCTCCGAAGCCAGGCTACCATGCTCCTGAACCAACTTATGTTCCTCCACATCCAGGTTACCATACTCCAGAACCATCCTACGCACCTCCTAAGCAAGATTATCATGTTCCAGAACAGTCGTACGTTCCACCAAGGCATGACTATCATGCTCCAGAAATTGAATATGTACCACCCAAGCAAGAGTATCATCCTCCTGAACATGTACATTCAACACCAAAGCCAGGCTATCCTGCACCAGGACTAACATACATCCCTCCAAAACATGAATTTCCTACTCCTGGGCCAGTCCATGAATTGCATAAACCAGGATACCATGCCCCTGACCCCACATATGCACCTCCTAAGGTTAGCTATACTTccccagaaattacatataaaaccccAAAGCCAGGGTATCATGAGCCAGAGCAGACTTATTTAGGTCCTAAAGGAGGTCATCCCATTTCATCACACCCTGACCATAAACCTGGATACCATGCTCCAGAACCTACATATAAGCCTCCAGTTCACGAGCACCACCATGAAGCAGGATACCACGCTCCTAAACCCACATACAAACCACCGGAGCATCCTTCTACCATATCAAGCCCCTATTCGCTACCACCAAGAACATACGTACCTCCAGTCAGTGAATACCTACTTCCAAAGAATAACCATCACACAACGCCATCATACGTTCCTCCAAAATCACCCGAGGATGCATACGTTCCTCCCAAATTACCTGAAGTTTTGATACCAAAGACCCCATAtgctccccctcctcccccaccTCTTCATATACCTATAGACCTGACATACTTGCCTCCAGAGAGAGAATACCATGCACCCGCACCCCATCACTTACCTACCACGCCTTCACCGGTGCATTCCACAACCCACGTGCTCGTCCCACAGGACGAATACATCCCTCCCAGAACAACTCCCACACCACATTATGTGGCCCCGGCACCTCCAAAGAACGAGTACATCCCACCTCCTGCCATCACTATCGAACACAGCCACGACCCTCCACTGAAAATTCCAGCCGCCGTGCCCCATGTCACAACTTATAAGCCAAACCTACACTCGAAAGTACAGATGTTGCAGGACTTTAGCTACCCGGGAGCGGGGAAAGTGTCGCCGCATACTGCGCATCCACACGTGCATGGAAACCAAGAGGTAACGACTTACTCCCCTCCTGTGTATACTCCAACCACATACGGTCCAGGATATAACGACATTCTTCCGAGTATAAAACCTGTTGTGCGTCATCCTGGTCACGACCTCGATATTTACGACGAttacgatgatgattattattactattacgatgacgatgatgattactattattactatgacgacgacgacgatgattactattactactattacgaCGACGATTACGACTACGGGGTAACGCCTCATAGGCAACCTGTGCCTCACCATCTCGCCCCTCAGTTGGATTACGACATTCTCGACAACGAAATCTACGACTTCGGTTACATCGCCGGGATACCAG GTCGCGCTGGTCGTGACTACCCCATTCTCAGCTACATCCCGCTGACCTCTTTCGGATGTGACCTGGTGGCAGATTACCCCGGCTATTACGCTGACATGGAAGCAGGGTGTCAG GTTTTCCACATCTGCCACAGAAGTGGCCGACAAGACTCGTTCCTGTGTCCGAACGGGACGATTTTCAACCAGAAATACTTCGTGTGCGACTGGTGGTACAACTTCGCCTGCGAGGACGCCCCGTTCTTCTACCCAGTGAACGCGGCCCTGGGCCACCCGGGCGTTCCACTGCACCGCAACGCTTTCGAGCCGGACCTGGAAACCGCGCGGAACTTGCCGCCCCAACAGCCCAACCAGGCTCTCCGCCGAGATCATCTCCACCTTCTCAATCACGTCACCACAGCCGTACCTCATCTCCTCACTGTTGCTCCTcatcatatatga